TGGACCatctgatcatgttgtagtctaCTGCTcatgtctgttttatttcatttataccttgcagcagttattatttatatcacggtcacttacttttgtaatatttcttacactatggtcactttacattacaatactctttttatatatcatgccacttttatcctcagtacttgtctgtttttgaaggttgattgattgattgtttttcgtgtttattatgtttttttctacttttttctaattctgtagtgtatgctactGTACACTTTCTGTTTacgctgctgtaacaagtaaatttccccgtggtgggatgagtAAAGTATATCTAAGCTAAATCCTTTATAAGCTCTAACATGTTATGATGATGTTGTGGTGGTCTTTAAACCTCTAAACCTTTGTGCTGTGTGCAGCTTGGTTGTTACAGGTCTGTCGGTGACTGCGAGGCCCACCGCCCTCCCCTGCCCACCTCAGATCAGAGCTGAGGGTTTGGGGTCAGGGTCTTGGGCTAATGTCATACAGTCCCAGTAAAGAGGGGGGTCTATCTCAGGCTGCCCCGAACATCAACTCTCAAGACCTCACTCGGACTGCGGCGACGGGGAGCACACCTGAGGATCAGGTGAgggtgtgcatttgtgtgtttctgactgGCTTGGATTAAGATTAGGTTAGATTAGACATTGCAGAAATGATTGGGctaatttatacatttaaaagaaaacacacaatggCATGTCGGGCCAAACACCTGCATACGAGGTGCTCTCAATTTcctttcttatatttttatcaaATCTGCgaatcaaaaaacaaacacacacagtgttatggactttttatcagaggctcctgaacacttccTTCCACCATTGAACTTTGACTTCAGTGTgttctccacaacacacagaaatgctcTTTAAAACATCTGTAGTGTTGTGAAATGAATTGATGCATTATAATTATGAAGGATTTTTCCTTAGACTATAATCGCACTTCAAAATCTGTAATCGTAACTCTAGTTTGGATTAGGGTTGAGTTTCTGTTTAGATAACGGGGAATTGATCAGGAACAGACTGTCCTGTTATCATTGCTCATTGATCAGCTGCAGGGGGGATTTTGAAGGTGGCTTTTGTCCTAACCATAGATTAGTACTTTCAATGTTATCTTTAATATTGATTAGACTAGCATATGTGACCATTGTACCTAGTAACTTCGACATCTTGCACAATTTAAAGGCGACGCAAATACTTCATCAAAACAGCAGTTTTAGAAATAGAAGTGTTGTAACTGTGGTAACAAAATAGAGTTATCATATGATGCATTATAATGTGCCTCCATTAAAGGCTTTCTAAAACTGCCTAGTAAATCTCATTAACAAatgaaaaagtacaaaaagatTGTCTGTTCTCCTGTCCGCTCAGGCAGAAAtagctgctgctttattttcctACGTACTGAATGGATAGTAGGAGAAAGTAGAAATGGTGGGCTTGTGTAGGGGCTATAGATGCAAGGCACATACTGTTCCTCTTCATGGTATGCACACGTTGTAAAATTGTGAATAATATGTGGCACATAGTCCAtaggagaaaacaaaaccaacacagtgttCGGGGCTTGTCTCAATGCGTGTCTGCCTATTATTTATACACTGGAAACATGCATGTACTTTTTTGAAGGTTCATCCCTTAAgttattttgattgttttgttgtttcatcaTGACACAAGACCAAATATAGAAACAGGAAGGTAACACCAAGAAGATCAAGCAGATTGCATTCTTGGAAAAGGTGTTTTTATCCCCGATCTTTCTTATGATCTATTGTCTATGCAAATCAGGCAGCTGATGGCTGCGTCTAATGTGGgtgttaatgtttgttgttCCAAGCAGTGATATCTCTCTTTCAGCACTTGGGAGCCGTGCCAAAATAGTTGCTGGCAGCATTGTTTCTGAATGTAGAAAATTCTGAGGAAGAAGATTGTTTACCAGCTGTAGCTGTCGAAATAATCAGAGACAAGAGACAGCTTGTAGAGGAGGAAAGAATAAAACAAGGCTTGGACAAAGGTTTGTCCAAGAGGCCTGATCCTTTCCTGTCTGATCACAGTGGAAGAGATCAGacttctgtgtatatatatatatacatatacttcTTTAGTATTTGCTTATCTAAAAAGCTACAGATTTTAGAAGTAGACTGGTCTAAGGAAGGAAAACACAGGTGTATGTAGTGCATATATCAGATCTTTTCCTTTTAGTAACTGAGCCATATTACtgacatgaagaagaaatatTGATCTAGCATGCTGTCATAATTTCTCCCTAGGTGTCACCTATGGTGGATGAGGCTTCTCCTTCTTCCACGTCATCCTTTGAGATGCTTGACATGGAGTCGGTCCCAGCTCCTTATCAAGAAGTGCAGCCGCACTGGTTCTTTTGTCGACGGGCTGAGGACAGCACCTCATGGCTTCCTTTTAGCAGAGAGGACTCTGACAAATTAGAGAATGCCTGCAACACTAGTAAGCACGTGGTTATACTTGACGTATAGATTATGTACTGTTAATAATGTAGATGACATTATGTGATGTCAGGGGACAGGATGACAGTTCCTTTGCCCGTATTATTCTTAGAGGAGTGGACTAAAGCCAGGGTCACACTACAGGGCCACTTATCCCTGATTCACAATTGGAAGAGAAATTGTGTCTGAGACCTTGTTCAGTCACAGTGTTTAGCCCAGATTATCTGGTAATGTGAGGGGTTTACACATCTTGAATCGCCTAAAAATTCTTACAGACTCACCAGGGatcatttcaaacatgtttgatatttaagAGTTGAAATCTGAATGATTATTTTTAGTACTTTTGGCAACAATAGTCAATGAGAGACAAATCTTGGGAGTCCTAAAGTTAGCTTGCTGTGTACTCCTGTTGACAGATATTAAAACTGACAATTAAAATCTGACCTTTTAAAACTCATTGTGCAGTTGGAGAAAAAGGGGAGCAGGAGGTGGTTGTAGCTGTTGATGGAGAGCGGTATGACGTGCATGTCAGGGAGAGGAAGCGCTACGCTGTGTACTGGGAGCAAGCTCCCACTGAAGTCCGCCGCTGTACCTGGTTCTATAAAGGAGATAAAGACACCAGGTTCATGCCTTACCCTGAGGACTCCGCCAAACGTCTGGAGGTAGTCTgacactgaaacaacacactCCTCATTCATACAAATTATGACTTTTCCTGTTCCTCAGTTTCTCTTTTCATATCTGTTGAGCtttgatatttttcttcatctcatcCCATTTTCAGGAGGCGTATATGATTGCAGTAACTTTGGACGAATGGAAGACAAAACTAGTGTTTCCCACTGGAGAGACTGTCATCTTACATAATCCCAAAGTAAAGcctgcttttaaaatgttactaTGTACACTATAATTAAACGCAGAACAAAGTCACGCGATGGCTTCTCtaactttttaattttataatttGGAACATTGTTTCCTTCTACTAAGCCTCTCCTCTTCTCATTCCTCTCTTAGCTGATAATGCAGTATCTGCCAATAGGATTGCAGGATGAGTGGGTTTCCTCCCCCTCGGAGCACACTAGGCCTGGAACAGTCAAGAGAGGAGTGAGCAACATACCTGTAGAAATACCCGatggtatgtgtgtgggtgtgccaCTAAGAGAGACACTTAAAAATAAACCCATTTTACACTTCAAGCTTATATTTCTATGTTTTCTCTCAGGTGAACCAGAAAAGGTGGATCACCTTGTCTTCATGGTCCATGGCATCGGTCCTGCATGTGACTTGCGCTTCAGATCCATCATACAGTGCGGTAAGTGTAACTTTGCGTGTATATACCTATATGTTTACATGGATATAATgacttctccttctttctccagTAAATGACTTCAGGAGTGCTTCCCTGTCCCTCTTGGCCTCTCATTATAAGCGAGCTCAGCAAGATGGTAAGATAGGAAAAGTGGAGTTCCTGCCTGTCAACTGGCACAGCGCTCTGCATGGGGATGCCACTGGTGTGGACGAGTAAGTatggaaagagatggagagtggACTTCACAATATTCTTCTGTAAAATACTACTTTTGTCTCCAGTAGTTTGtacaaaatgttcaaactttttttttcagggacaTCCAGAGGATCACTCTGCCCAGCATCAGCAGGCTGAGGCATTTCACCAACGACACTCTGCTGGACCTGTTTTTCTATAACAGCCCCACGTACTGCCAGACCATAGTGGACACTGTGGCATCAGAGATCAACAGACTACACACCCTCTTCAAACAGAGACACCCAGAGTTCAACGGGGAAGTTTCAGTTGTGGGCCATAGCCTGGGTaagacatgcagaaacacagtAACTCACGCACagtcaaaatacatttaaatgctgAATTTTAACTGTTTCGTCTTATCTCCCATTCCTCAGGTTCCTTGATCCTGTTTGACCTGCTAACCAATCAGAGGACTGGATCAGAAGACAGAAAGGGGGTATAGTCAAATGCACAGTAAAAAGATAATATCCGTATACTGATACATAAGAATGCACATTTCTCTACATGTAGATAAGAAAATCCattctgtccctctctgtgtttaaGGCGCCCTCTGATGAACCTTTTCGTCTAAACTGTGACACACTGGAGCAGACTCTGTCCAGACTGGGCCTACAGCAGTACCTGGAAACGCTCCAGGCAGAAAACCTAGACCTGGAATCACtggtaatacacacacacacaaacacacacacacgcacacacacacacacacagttgacaTACAAATTCAAGTGTGATGCTTAGTTACAAAAGTATGAATCATCTCTTTTAGGCTCTTTGTCAAGACAGTGACCTTAAAGATTTGGGAATTCCTCTCGGACCACGGAAGAAGATCCTGAACTACGTCAGGAGGAAATGGCTTCCACAGGTGAGATTTGGTCTGAAACAATACTGGCTTTTCTTGTTTGGGAACATAAGACCAAACAAACCCTTCATGGTGATGTTTCTTGGATCTGGACCTTGTCAGGATGAAAGTTAagtttagttttcatttttggCATGAATATACCTTCTCTGTCCATATCAAGGCCACACAATAATCTGCACCTCTCCTGGcaaaaacattaacacaacTGCATTTATTACTTATTTCCCTCCATTGTTTTGAATTGTTTTACTGGTGCTGGCCAAAGATAGATCAAACTAgggaacattttatttatggaaaTTTCCTATTTTGCTTGTAGGCTCTCATTCCACTTGATAATAACCATATAAACTTTAGAGTTTAGACATTGTTTAAATAACTCTTTCATACTTCTCAATCTAATTAGGATAAGACAGGGGCAATACGTCTGGCACCGGGTTTGCAAGCTCCTCCTCCAGTGACCAGTGACGCCGATGGTAACCAGTCTTCAGAGTTGACAATGCAGCAGTCCCAGTTCCACAGGGCGCAGTCTGTCACCAGTGCTGTAGACTACGAGTACTTTGATATGGGCATCGGACAGGTACCACATGTTGACACAGACGTGAATTCTTGTGCTTGGGAGTGCCGGTAGTTAAAAGCTTTGATGCATCACCTTCCTGCTTCTCTCCTCCCCCACCCGCTTGCCTGGACAGACCAATGGAGGCATAGCCAAGGGACAGGTGTGTCTCTTATGGTGTCCCCATGCTCTTGGGCTTTGTCCTTAGCTCTCGTTGATCTCACTGTTCCTGGAGTTTCTCTTGACAAACAGTCTGGGTCGGTAGAAAACTCAAGGCGACGGATAGGGACTATTTTCTGAGCATTAGGGTTTCCTGCATTGTGCCGTTTGAGGTTGCCATCTTTGTCCCATTGAGTCTTACAACTCAATtccacactctctgtctgtgctcatCCAATCCTGCATGAATGTCAGCTCTCTGGTCTCCTCCCTACCTGCTGTCATACTCCCCCACTGTTGTCTTGATGTCATGGAATgtggtttttaatgtttgcaaCACCACTGTGCACCAGAGAAGTGTTTTTTATGTCTGAATAGCCTTGTCTTCTaagaacaaaaactgtttttaaatgataaaaacagatttaatagCTGACTCCACCTTTACTCCACAGGTATCCATTGATTACCCACAGCTGGCTTTCCACCCTCAAACGTTTTTTGCTTTTGGCTCTCCTATCGGAATGTTCCTGACTGTTCGTGGGCTTAAACACATCGATCCCAACTACACGTTCCCAACCTGCAAGAGCTTTTACAACATCTACCACCCGGTGAGTAATCACAGATTTATTGTGCATATATCCTGCACTCAGCACCAACAAgggatctgttttttttccccattttccCATAAAGAGGTAGTAATAAGGCAGCTCTGAATGTCGGCACTTTTTGTTAGCATTGTGGgagtttttcctttcttctgttGCCAAGTGTTTGCCCATGGTGAGGATTGTTGGGTAAATAATATAGTATAAATGGTCTAGACTGTAATGTTATCTggtgctatgtaaataaaactgaattcattCAAATGCACCGGCACTTGAAAGgtaattttgaaaatgacagCTGTAACCACAAGCATACTGGCAGCAGTTCCACTAAATGCACATTGAGCGTAACCAGAGCATAAATCTTTCATGAAACCTTCACCGTCAATAAACATGCAGTGTGCTAAAGAGAACTCTTAGTAGACAATAAAAATTGCACAGATTGGAGTTGTATTAATCTTCGTCATTTTATTGCCGTGTAGTATGACCCTGTGGCCTATCGGATAGAGCCCATGATTGTGTACGAGGTGGATCTGGAGCCCATGCTGATACCTCACCATAAAGGCCGCAAAAGGATGCACCTTGGTAGgcctgtctgtttctttctgcttgTCTTTGTGGAATAATATTGTGGCATGGGCTTTTGTTTAGTAGTCTTAATGAtcattctttgtttctcttcttctctctgtttctcttggTCTAATAGAACTGAAGGACAGCTTGACCCGTATGAGCATGGATttgaaaaacaatgttttgggATCACTGCGGACGGCGTGGCAGTCCTTTTCCAGACTACCAGTTGCTGCACTGCCACCAGTGGAGGCAGGAGAAACTACAATAGAGAGAGATCTTCAAGAGCCACAGAgtaggaaaaacattttttttttttgcctttatgtATTTGGGgatgttttttgtatgtgtgtgtgaatatgagcGAGAGCATGCACACGAGTGTGTCTAACCCATTCTCTCCATACTCCTTTCACCCTTCTCTGCATGTTGCCACCCTCTCCCTCCGCCTTTTCTGCTTTATCTGGTGGTTGTTTCTGCTTCCCTCACCCCTTACCACTTTATCTTGAACCTCAGCCTCAGCGGCAGTCACTGCTTCTGCtaagagggaagagaaaagtgCTGATTTTTGGACTAAAATACTGGAGTGGCCCAGAGCCCTTTATAAGCATTACTTCAAAGGTAAGCCAGGATAGTCACTTGGCTAGAATACATGAGAAAACATCGAAATAAGCCTCTCTATGGTTTTCTCTGTAAACTTGCCTGCTCCAGTAAACACCTACAGGCCTATATAAACTTTCTTTTATGCTGTGAGTTCTATTTAACTTCCCTGGCTTGAATCTAGAAACTAAGCATGCACAAAAGAGGCAAAACAATGCTGTCATTATCTGTTGTAGTGGTTAAAACTATGCCGCACAGCctgcagaatttatttttttaaaaacacactgttgtaCTCCGTTACTATGGTTAACGTTGGCATGTCCACTCTCTCACAAAGAGCAAGCGTTATGTAATGTATGCCCTTATTGCCGCAGGCTCCTGCTACTCCTCTGCTTCTCCTTCCTCCGAAAATGCACTAGAAGTGCTGTGCATTAAATCTTCAGCTCAACATTTAATTTACTGACGCTTCCCTCAGGCCGTTCCCTCCCCCCTCGCTGCTGTCAGCTCTGTATTCATTGACTGTGTTTGACTAGTTGTCAAAATTAGAAGCAACTTGAGTAACCAGACCCTGACACACTCTTGTATGcgctaaacaaataaaaatacagacaagGATAAATTGTTTATTTACCAAGAGTCACTGGCTAGACCTCACCAAAAGGCTATGTCATTCATCAGTAGCAGGGCACCGTACGTAGCTGCAAGCAGGTACATGTCCTCAAGTACTTTGTCTGTGAGTTCATTCAATGGTTCGGAAGGAGTACAGCTGCTGTTAAAACAGACTGTGATAAGATTCTATATAAGCAAGCAGATTGTCAGAAATAGTTAAACGAGAAGCTGTGAGTCAGCAGGGTTCATCAGCAGTGCATCAGgtctttaaaatgacaatgcatTCGTAACATACCATCAGTCATCACAAAACTGACCCACCTTACTGATATTTACTCAGCACCATACTTGCACTTGTGGGCGAGTGCACAAACATTCATCAGGACAAAGGTAAAacattgcattttgtttttttgaatctaatctgatctgatctgatcattGACTCCTCTATGATCAGTACATATAATAGACATCTAATCAAAAAAACTGTCTTTACACACCTTACACATACCGAGCAAAGTGCGTGATGTACGTGATGAATGCTGGCTGAATTGCAAATTAAAGAAGCCACTGAGCCAATGAGTCAGCTTTGTTGTGAGTCAGTGGCTGAATGTTGCACAACAGATGATTTAACA
This genomic stretch from Larimichthys crocea isolate SSNF chromosome III, L_crocea_2.0, whole genome shotgun sequence harbors:
- the ddhd2 gene encoding phospholipase DDHD2 isoform X1, with the translated sequence MSYSPSKEGGLSQAAPNINSQDLTRTAATGSTPEDQVSPMVDEASPSSTSSFEMLDMESVPAPYQEVQPHWFFCRRAEDSTSWLPFSREDSDKLENACNTIGEKGEQEVVVAVDGERYDVHVRERKRYAVYWEQAPTEVRRCTWFYKGDKDTRFMPYPEDSAKRLEEAYMIAVTLDEWKTKLVFPTGETVILHNPKLIMQYLPIGLQDEWVSSPSEHTRPGTVKRGVSNIPVEIPDGEPEKVDHLVFMVHGIGPACDLRFRSIIQCVNDFRSASLSLLASHYKRAQQDGKIGKVEFLPVNWHSALHGDATGVDEDIQRITLPSISRLRHFTNDTLLDLFFYNSPTYCQTIVDTVASEINRLHTLFKQRHPEFNGEVSVVGHSLGSLILFDLLTNQRTGSEDRKGAPSDEPFRLNCDTLEQTLSRLGLQQYLETLQAENLDLESLALCQDSDLKDLGIPLGPRKKILNYVRRKWLPQDKTGAIRLAPGLQAPPPVTSDADGNQSSELTMQQSQFHRAQSVTSAVDYEYFDMGIGQVSIDYPQLAFHPQTFFAFGSPIGMFLTVRGLKHIDPNYTFPTCKSFYNIYHPYDPVAYRIEPMIVYEVDLEPMLIPHHKGRKRMHLELKDSLTRMSMDLKNNVLGSLRTAWQSFSRLPVAALPPVEAGETTIERDLQEPQTSAAVTASAKREEKSADFWTKILEWPRALYKHYFKGVCVESECSVSAEEKEQPEIKMGMLNEGRRIDFVLQEKPIESFNEYLFAIQSHLCYWESEDTALLLLKEIYDKQGVAFEQPQQ
- the ddhd2 gene encoding phospholipase DDHD2 isoform X2, encoding MSYSPSKEGGLSQAAPNINSQDLTRTAATGSTPEDQVSPMVDEASPSSTSSFEMLDMESVPAPYQEVQPHWFFCRRAEDSTSWLPFSREDSDKLENACNTIGEKGEQEVVVAVDGERYDVHVRERKRYAVYWEQAPTEVRRCTWFYKGDKDTRFMPYPEDSAKRLEEAYMIAVTLDEWKTKLVFPTGETVILHNPKLIMQYLPIGLQDEWVSSPSEHTRPGTVKRGVSNIPVEIPDGEPEKVDHLVFMVHGIGPACDLRFRSIIQCVNDFRSASLSLLASHYKRAQQDGKIGKVEFLPVNWHSALHGDATGVDEDIQRITLPSISRLRHFTNDTLLDLFFYNSPTYCQTIVDTVASEINRLHTLFKQRHPEFNGEVSVVGHSLGSLILFDLLTNQRTGSEDRKGAPSDEPFRLNCDTLEQTLSRLGLQQYLETLQAENLDLESLALCQDSDLKDLGIPLGPRKKILNYVRRKWLPQDKTGAIRLAPGLQAPPPVTSDADGNQSSELTMQQSQFHRAQSVTSAVDYEYFDMGIGQVSIDYPQLAFHPQTFFAFGSPIGMFLTVRGLKHIDPNYTFPTCKSFYNIYHPYDPVAYRIEPMIVYEVDLEPMLIPHHKGRKRMHLELKDSLTRMSMDLKNNVLGSLRTAWQSFSRLPVAALPPVEAGETTIERDLQEPQRVCVESECSVSAEEKEQPEIKMGMLNEGRRIDFVLQEKPIESFNEYLFAIQSHLCYWESEDTALLLLKEIYDKQGVAFEQPQQ